One window from the genome of Garra rufa chromosome 1, GarRuf1.0, whole genome shotgun sequence encodes:
- the rpl23 gene encoding large ribosomal subunit protein uL14: protein MSKRGRGGSSGAKFRISLGLPVGAVINCADNTGAKNLYIISVKGIKGRLNRLPAAGVGDMVMATVKKGKPELRKKVHPAVVIRQRKSYRRKDGVFLYFEDNAGVIVNNKGEMKGSAITGPVAKECADLWPRIASNAGSIA from the exons GACGTGGTGGGTCATCGGGAGCCAAGTTCCGTATTTCACTGGGTCTCCCAGTGGGAGCGGTCATCAACTGCGCTGACAACACAG GTGCCAAGAACCTGTACATCATATCCGTCAAAGGCATCAAGGGTCGTCTGAACAGGCTCCCCGCCGCTGGTGTGGGTGACATGGTTATGGCCACAGTGAAGAAAGGCAAGCCAGAACTCAGGAAAAAGG TGCATCCTGCGGTGGTGATACGACAGCGGAAGTCGTATCGGCGAAAAGACGGCGTGTTTCTATACTTTGAAGACAATGCTGGGGTCATAGTGAATAACAAAGGAGAAATGAAAG GCTCAGCTATCACAGGACCCGTAGCCAAGGAATGCGCAGACCTCTGGCCCAGGATTGCTTCCAATGCTGGTAGCATTGCCTGA